GCAGATTGGCGGAACGCATCTCGAAGGCCAGGAGCAGTTTGGCCGTCGCGCCGACAAAATCCATCCCACGGAGGCCGCCATGCGGCGGGTGATAAAAAAGCGTGAGCCGCGGCTCGCAGGGCCCGAGTTCCAACTCGACCAGCTTGCTGGCGTCCGGCACGGTCTGGTCCGGGACGGCGCGGAGGTCAACTTTTTCGCGGAGGAGGTCGAGCGTGTCCAAGAGGGGCTTGCGATCCGATTCCCGCCCCACCGCAGCGCGGAATCCATTGTCGGTTAACTGCTGCGTAATGGCCGCGGCCGGGACCGGCCCATTGACCTTTTTCCAGATTTCCGCGTCACCGGTGAACACGCCGCGCGGCGCGGAGATGCGATGCACTTTTATCTCGACCGCCAGCCGCGTCATCGGGCGATCGAAGATTGAGTTGCCCGCCGACGAGGGCTGGCGCTGGATGAGCGGATTATCGTTCAGGTCCGCCGGGGGCGTAGGAATGGGGTCGGGATTGGGCGGAGGCGGACAACCCCCCGCGAGGACGAGCATGGCGATCGCCGCCGTCGCGCGCGGGCAAAACCTCGTGCCCATCAGCGAGGTTCGGTGAGTAAAAGCGTGATTGAAGAGCATCCGGTTCCCTAGACTGTAGAAACCGGACGAGTGAAGGTCAATTCGCCTTGGTTGGCCCGCTTCGCGCGAGCTGGCAAAGACCGTCGCACCCCTTGCGAAGCGTGTCGTCCGGAGCGGCGTAACTGATTCGGAAATGGGTGTCCACGCCCGAAAATACGTTGCCGGGGATGACGATGACGCCTTGGGAGAGCGCCGCCTCACAGAATTGCGTGGAGTTGGAGAAACTCGGGGGGACCTTGGGAAAGACATAAAACCCACCCGAAGGTCGTACAAATTCGAAGCACGGCTTGAGCAATTCGCAGACGAGATCGCGCTTCTTCGCATAGTCGCGGGCATGTGCGGAGACGTCCGTATCCAGCGCCGTGAGCGTGGCGGCCTGCGCCATCGACGGCGCGCACACGTACGTATACTGATGAAGCTTGGTCATCTCGCCGATCAGCCAAGCCGGGCCGGCGGCGTAACCCATCCGCCAGCCGGTCATGCCGTAGGTCTTGCCAAATCCGCGGAGGATAAGCGTGTTTTGCGGGGCCAGGGGAAGCGGGCACGGGGACGGACCGTCATAACAGAGCTTGTCGTAAATCTCGTCGGAGATGAGGAGGATGTCCCTTTCGCGGGCGATGCGCGCGGCGGCCTCCATCTCGGCGCTGGTCATGACTCGGCCGGTCGGATTGCCGGGCGAATTAATCATCAGCACCTTGGTGCGCGGCGAGATCGCCGCTTCGATGTCTTTGGGACGAAACGCAAAATCCGGGTACGACGGCACGGGAACGGGCCGGCCGCCGACAAGATGGACGAGATGCAGGTAGGAGACAAAGTACGGATCGCAGAACACGACCTCGTCGCCGGAGTTCACGACGGATAGCAGCGCGAGCGTCAGGCCGCCGGAGACGCCGGATGTAATAAGGACGGCGTGATCGCCCCCGTGGGTCGCGCGGACCTCGGCGGTCACTCGTTCCCGAAGCTCCGGCAGACCGGCGCTGGGGGTGTAGCGGTTTTTTCCGGCGCGAATGGAAGCAATGGCCGCGTCCTTGACGGCGTCCGGGGCGTCATAGTCGGGCATTCCAATGGAAAGATCGCAGGGGTTCTTGATCCGGCCGGCGAGCTCGAAAAACTTGCGGATGCCGGAATACTCGACTTTTTTGGTGCGATCGGAGAGGAGCTTTTCTGGATCCATCGAAGAATAAATGGACAGGACTTACAGGATTATCCCGATCAGGTGAAATCCCCAATCACGTGAATCGTGAAAATCCTGTCCATTCCATTTCATGCTATTTCTTGGCGGGCTTTTTTGCAGCCGTCTTCGCCGGTGCAGCCGCGGGTGCTGCCGCCGGAGCCGCGCCGGCCGCCGGCGCCCCTTCCGCTGCCGCGCCCTCTTTGGCGACCTTCTTCGTCTTGCCGCCAACCGCGACCTTGCGGTGGGCCACTTTGGGCAGACCGATCGGCCGGTTGTCCGGCTTGAATTTCTCCTGTTCGGTCAGGAGCTTGA
Above is a window of Phycisphaerae bacterium DNA encoding:
- a CDS encoding aminotransferase class I/II-fold pyridoxal phosphate-dependent enzyme yields the protein MDPEKLLSDRTKKVEYSGIRKFFELAGRIKNPCDLSIGMPDYDAPDAVKDAAIASIRAGKNRYTPSAGLPELRERVTAEVRATHGGDHAVLITSGVSGGLTLALLSVVNSGDEVVFCDPYFVSYLHLVHLVGGRPVPVPSYPDFAFRPKDIEAAISPRTKVLMINSPGNPTGRVMTSAEMEAAARIARERDILLISDEIYDKLCYDGPSPCPLPLAPQNTLILRGFGKTYGMTGWRMGYAAGPAWLIGEMTKLHQYTYVCAPSMAQAATLTALDTDVSAHARDYAKKRDLVCELLKPCFEFVRPSGGFYVFPKVPPSFSNSTQFCEAALSQGVIVIPGNVFSGVDTHFRISYAAPDDTLRKGCDGLCQLARSGPTKAN
- a CDS encoding small basic protein, giving the protein MDRSLKSKASLSRHRNVLSRAERIKLLTEQEKFKPDNRPIGLPKVAHRKVAVGGKTKKVAKEGAAAEGAPAAGAAPAAAPAAAPAKTAAKKPAKK